In Mytilus edulis chromosome 3, xbMytEdul2.2, whole genome shotgun sequence, the genomic window AACAagataaattgctatcttagacttgcattactggtggtaattttaacaacctttgaaaaccaatttttagagccatttttcagtaaaacctagaaaattggcaaataatctattattttacagaatgaatatatatagaagtttattctcttgaaaaccatctaattggtaacgtaaaacaagcttaacattttatctaaacctgttcttaataacccaaaatttcttttgaaaatggtaacaggatagacaaaatattgtactaccgatcaaaaaatgtttcaagatattcttttatgacatcattaagattgcatcttttaatatgttgttcttaaagtaccgtttgttttgatttgcttatgtagagggttgtttgaataagtaacttttaataaatttttcaatttcaaaattcgacattttttgaaaatgacccatatatacTCTCTATttcataacattaaaataaactaTGATCTTCAATACCGCTGTCAAAAGTTTTGCAATAAGCTTTTGAAAATCCATCGGTTTATCGTTTCTTAATGGAAATATATTTTCCCGTTTCACACGAAAAACTTAATATAGGTACTAAATAAGCAGCTGTACAAATTTCGGGATGAAAATATTCCAAACAAATGAAGATTCTGTTTCTAGGTTAACATTATAAGAGACTTTTGGGTACTGTTGTTGATGTCCTGAGGCAGTACTTTCTATAAATTTCGTTTATTATTAAcagtttgttttcttcatttcatCCTCTTAAAATCTTGTTATTGCATGGTTTGATGTTGGAATTATTCGAAActctaagtttttttttaacactatGTATAAATGGATATAGTTTaatacgccagtcgcgcgtttcgtctacagaagactaaccttttcttgtttttaaatatgataactgCCCCTCtacttattattttataaattttgtatcgtttacataaatatgataaaaagcgAAATTCTGCCAAATTTATATTCTTGTCAAACTATttaaattagatataaaaaagttCTTATGTATCCAATGATGGTTTGAAATCTAATTGAGTGATTGCTTTTAATTTTTAGAGTGGAATTCCTAAGGCAAAAGGTCATTAGAGTAATAGTTTAGGTGgtattattatattttacttgATGGAATGTGAATGACATTTTcttaattctaatgcaattcgTTTGGAACGACAATATTGaacgttgacaaatattttgaagggGTAGATTCCATGTTCTACCAGTCCGTAACATTTTGAATTCCAAATTTGTTTTGGTAtgcaatttctaaaaaaataaacaaaaagtcaCACTTTATAACTATTCACAAGCGAACGAACATTATACAAACGCCTAGAGTCGTTATGTTAACTCAAATTGAGACAGTAAAATCTACGTTGTATGAAGGTTAATCCTCTTGCTGTCGACCGTTTTTCAAAGTTGCATTCCATATGCCGCAAAATACGACAGCTGGACGTCTGTGACGTAACATGCAAAATAACGacgtcattcgatatatgacgtcacgaCAAAATGACCGTTACATTTTGACCCATTTTAGAAAAACATAACACTGTTTAATCTTCGgtcttttatttgaaaaagataCAGCATTGATGAAAAGCTTCCATAAATATAACCATGGACATATGTGACCCTCCGGCACTGCCGGtgtggacatatgtgtccctccggcagcaagagggtgTAAGCttaaaatattgtgcaattatgTCATGAGTTTGATCATCGCAAAAAAGATTTATGTCTGTAATTCatgttacatcccagctcctttgttctaacaggggtgatctgagtcggatcacccctaccagatcaccccagtttgagtttctttgtccatcccagtttgagtttctttgttatgcatgctttcctttgttctgtaacattttggcgggaatgtcaaatccactataaaacttattaattatacggaaaagactatctattaAAATTCACgcagaaaaaatccagtgtatatgcagGGATcagaactcaagacctttagcatatcaagccacgacacataccactacaccaggacgactggatacgaacaaaaagtaatttaacatacttaaaggaagcaagatctttttataagtggggcgagttggcagacctttattcagtggggtttaaaccttttaataagtgagttgtcagactaattgttcaatttgattttacacttttttaaaagtgggaagagtcggtaaacaagagtggggcgattttttataaagtggcgatatagtgagggccgattggcaagtggggcgagttgacattgtttgatatctactcatcgtgttcagGGGTCATAAAGGgaatacatcatatagtaatatataaattatattataatggttgtgtggcgttctaaactcgATTTTATGAATTGTAGACGGTTTTTCATcgaatctaaaacagctgggatgtaaaatagttatcccattcggacttggtgtgtcaatgttagatcaccctctgtggtccggccatcggggtgatcttacactgacacaccgcgtccttgtgggataactattaaatgtctgcatgtaatataaaaataattaaaacaactcATGCTCGTACAAGTTCTTTCAATAACCGAGGAAATTAGTGTTAATATTTTCTATTGCAGAAACGGTGATCAGTTTCTTTATATATACAATGAAGATGTTACACTAATGCCTCATAATGAAGTCATGGAGCTCTTAGAAAAAATacctttaaatgaaaatataccgatggtatgtatattgtttttactattatatacaagttacataaaaacatttatttttgtgtgttATAAATCTGTTACTGAAGCCAATAAATCAACTCTTCACTAGAGAACAAATGACATAGACGTTAAAAACTATACGGCACTGTACGAtcttcaacaatcagcaaaacccatactgcaaagtcagctataatgACAATGCAAATAATTCAATCGACAAAACTAACTTCctgatttatgaaaaaaacaatgaccgaaaaaacaaatataatatacagcaacaaacgacaaccactgaattacaattTGAGTAGctcttttgtatctttcgccattATTGCTTAACAGTAGTTCATCGGATGGAATTTGCTGAATACAATCATGCATCTTTTAAAGAGTGTTTCATACGTTTATCTGTACTGTATTTGTGACGGATGGGTTAAATAAAAGTAATAGATAGGCAGTAATACAACGTCTGGTTCGTTTGATCGTATAATATAAattcatcacagataccaggactatacgccagacgcgcgtttcgtctacaaaagactcatcagtcacgctcgaatccaaaaaagttaaaaaggccaaaaaaagtacgaagttgaatagtATTGgggaccaaaattcttaaaagttttgccaaatgcagctaagATAATCTCAATTCAATATAGTAACATGATACATACTATTCTAAtacaacaacgtttgtaacgttcattttgattggataacgtcactttcttacatggcatcaattgacaattgatgttatgggacgtacgcgcaagcgcagacggcatatgacagattttaaatacatgtttcaacgttgttttctgtcagttttattagaatggagataacaatattgtattttaagctccgacggcatcaatttgggatttgatggtcgcaaatacccgtttactgtctccgctaacgcgtcgccagtatacttaatttgcgaccatcaaatccccaattggtgacgtcggagcttaaaatacaatacagatatCTCTTAAATAGAACAACGTTAACCAAGGATATGATGacgttaaaaatgtaaaaagtaaaataacgttAAAAGTAGTGTTAATGTTTGACGCGTAAGTTATACTGTCTCTAAATCACCGACAGACTCGGTTTCACATAGGCTTACTATTTCGTCGcgttgtgttgtttttttttctctttttctctaATTCCTCttcaatctttgaaattaatGTCCTTGCGGCTCCTCGATGGCCCACTCCAATAACTTTCTTCTCAAAacgtcatgtaccaagtcaggaatatggtagttgttatcaaaAACCAGTTTCGATGTATGTTGGCgtatgtttttgttgcagtttgtGTTTCTGATGCTCCGTTGTTTccctctaatagttgatgtgaTTCCCTCGGGTTTTGGTTTGTTATTCGGTTTGTTATTTGGTTTGTTTTCGTTAATTGATTAATGAttattgaacagcagtatactgcCGTTGCCTTTATTGAATATTATTGACtaccatttatatatatttgtgttatgTATAGATTTACTGGAGACCCTCGTCAAACACTGTTACAGATGTGCTCTTTTATATGTGTTTATCTGAAGGTGAGTTTCAACAAAAACATATAACATTCGTTTAGTTATCAATAGAAATTACAATTAAACTAATGCAAATaagaatatttgttttgaaataacattttaattaacttttttaattagAATGCTTTCAAAATATACTACAAGAATCATCGAACGACGTCACATGAATTAttaattgacaatgagggtcggttgaaaacaaaactttacgacaaaagagatgatttcagctttccaattgtgaactttccatttctaagtagcaacattccagcagcacctgcatacggggtatatatctcccaattgatacgatattcccgtgcttgcatttcctatcatgattttcttgatagagggttactgctcacaaggaagctattaaaccaagagttccaaatggtgaagttgaaatcatcccttcgtaaattttacggacgccatcacgagttggttgaccgttatggaataaccgtttcacaaatgatattggatatgttccttacgtcgtaactataatccccttccctttcatgaatgtgacctaccgaattatactatttaccggatttgtaatcacataaacaacacgacgggtgccacatgtggagcaggatctgcttacccttccggagcacctgttgtttattctttagttttctatgttgtgtcatgtgtactattgtttttctgtttgtctttttcatttttagccatggcgttgtcagtttgttttagatttatgagtttgactgtccctttggtatctttggtccctcttttatTCTCATCCACGTATACGTCATCTTTGTATACATTATGAATGATAGtattttaacgatgtttaaatcTCATCAATAAATTAAGAAGatacatttcaaaatgaaaaaaaaataaataactagGGATCGCATGAACTCAAAGAGGAGCAAATCCGGGTGTAAAAATAGGTTAGTCTTTTCTTCCCTGCATGCATAACCCTCCATTTGAATTTATACACAGGCACACATTTTTCAATGGAGAATTGGACACAATTATTTGCAGAAAACAATCGTTTGAGGTGCAAATCAATATGGAAACCACTTCTTGTCAATATCAATAATTTCAAAAAAtgatcgccgcgatatagcctttttgtgctcatgcggcgtaaagcaatcaacaatcaatcaatcaaaaaataaAGTGTTATGTGCAGGtacatataaaatgtaaaataccaaaaatattgaactccgacgAAAGTTCgtaaaggaaagtccctaatcaaacgacaaaatcaaaatcaaaaacgcAATCAAACGAATTtttaacaaatgtcatattcctgacttggtacaggcattttcttatgtagaaaatggtggattaaaactgtTTAAACAAAAAACTCACACGAAAAGAATATATTACTTTGAGTAAATCATAAAATAGAGCAATACCTATGAAGACTATAGATGCATCTTTcaattaatttcaatttcagaAACTCGTGCTGTACGTTTAGTTAGTGACTCTTCATATTTGGCGGGAACTGATTGGACCAGGAATTTGGAGCGCACGGTTGTTTTAAATAAATCTGGGACAGATAAGTTTATGCAGTACTTGATGAAACCTAGTAATACAATCGTTTTTGCAAGACTCAAATCCGGTCAACCACACAAAAAGGCCTGCGAATTTCTAAAATGTAGGTAAATACCATTAAAAATCAGATAACAAATGCGTGCATCAGTGACTTAATCATTTCAACTTAAACATTCAGGTTATATAATTTGCGTATAAAATATTGCGAGTGTACATCTATGGTAAAATAGCGCGTTTGCACATATGGTCAAACGTTGCGTATCGCTTACATTTGCGGCCTAGAAATGATTACAATTTTCTATCTTAAAGATACGCTTAAAATATTTAGGATGAACAAAACTACTACGTCTcataattttagaataaaaaaaattaatctgaatgattactttaaaatgtagtAATAGTTGCTACGTTTAAATATTCTATTGTTTCaacttttatttatgtatataatcattattttagtggtaagtaaaatatcaaaaataccgaactccaaggagaatttaaaacagaaagtccctaaacaaatggaaaaatcaaaagctcaaacacttcacatgaatgaaaaacaactgtcatattcatgaaagtGGGGGAATTGGTGCAAATAATCTTCATACATAATCAAactaaatgtcattttaaaaaagtgGGATATATGTACTCGTTTCTATGCTAATGATTAAAATCATTCGATTAATACATCTGCTCCCGATATGTCACAGATTGACGTCGCGAAACTGAATAAAATTTTACTTTGGTACGTCATAATCTCACCTGTAACAAGGGTATACGATACAGTTTCGATCCCATGGTGATTCGGTTacgaaaatttgcatacaagctaTTTTTCACCTggtcaattcaaatatgtaataaaaagtgtACATTCATGTGCTTAATTTAGAAATGAATGGGGACGAAATTTTAGACATTTACCTAAACTTTCGGTTTCTTGGAATTTCTATCCTCTGAATAGacatattaaacttttttgtttcaaaGTTAAACACAAGCGGATTTTTGTAAAACCGATTTGGAATATCGTATTTAcaaaagtattttcttaatttgtgaaacaattctttgaaaataattcttttttattacattttcaagattaaaaaaagaagcattttttgttgtttatttatctaatttaaaaaacTATCATCGGTGATTTCTTCATAAACCTTagaataaataattttcatacaGTATCAAgtcaaatatcattttaaaaaggACGGCTCCATGCACTCGTTATTTCATGCTAATGATTAAAATCAGTCGAAAATGCGGTTGTTCCCGGTAAGTCACAGTTTGACGTTGCTAAACtgaataacattttacgttaatAACGTCATTATTTCCCCTGTTACTGTGTCGTATGCCCTTAAGATATTCCTCTGATCCATATATAAATGCCTGTCCTAGGTCAGAACCCTCGTCATTGGTTatcttattgtttttgttatttggatAACTTGTTGTTGATAGAAgaaatttgacattttgtttatattttattcacaATTTTTGTATACTCGAGACGGTTTTGAGCGTAATTTATCATATAACATATTTGGAATTGTCTGTTAATGATTTCTAGATTTCCTTTGTTTACTTGGATTGTTGGATTGCACCCCATAAACGAATTCGAATAcatttgcattaaaattgaaaattgaaatgaattaagtatatatttgttttattattttgacaaaaattgcaGTCGTTTATAGTCAGTCCAAGAGATATGAGTAATTCATTACATgattggccgttatggaatatctgtttcacatgtTTTTCTCTTGTCGTACCGCAAGCTCATCCTTTCACCTTCTTTAGTGAAATCGTCGTATTTAACTTACCACGAGGCCGCTAGTAGGAAACGTCCAATTTATTTTCTGTAGTGTCttgtttaatgttgttttttgcgTCAGTTTTGTatagtttttgtaattttttttgggggggagagGAGGTTGTCATAGTCTTATCTGCTTTTACTTAACCCAATATATAgattgtttttctcctgtttgtTTGTAAAAGTGTCAAATACAAAAGGTTTTGCCCTAACAAACATGTGAAATGTGCACCAattgtatatatttcaaaatgacGAAACTATTATGAAATAGAACTAAACCACCATTCATGGAAAATTACGTTCAACTTTGTGTCTTGAAATCGATTTAATAAACTTCTCTTTTAATTGTTATAGGTCGTTTTCTGGAGAACAGGAGAATTGAAAGTACGAAAACGTTCGCCTTTATCATCAGGCGCTATTCAACAATATCTAAGAACGGCGAAAAGAAATATCTTCACGTAACAGATGACGGCGACCTTTACCTtattaatgtaattatatatgggTTCCACTCAGATGGAGCTTTCTATAATAAATGTTCCTGATTTCTATTCTTTTAATGTTTAGGTGTTCGTTGTCGTTGTTTGTCTGTCCTGTAGATCCATTGAGTTTATAGACCATTTGATAAAAAACATAATTAGAGACATTATTTGGTCCGTGACATTAAAAATTTACCATGGACACTTCATCGCAGAACTGTTCGTAATATGTTGGCAGCTTAGCATTCAATACAAGTATTTAAAGCCCAAATTATAATACCGATATCAGACCAGACTAATATCTTGTGAACATCTGAAATacgttttttttacaaattttagaaCGTTTTTTTGACTTTTCAGGCGTTGAAAATTATCTATTTATACCGTTTGCTTTAAAACATTCATCGTCGCTGGGACAAGTTAAGGAAATGTAAATACAGTTTTCTACAATGTATGGTATATTTGACACTTTTATTATGCTTTCAGCGCTGAAATGTCCATATAGTAAAACTGTGTTTCATGTTTGGATCAGTACTTTCTGATAAATATTAAACTGTCCACATATAACTATCGTAAATTGTAAGTCGCGAGTAACAATATCAAGTTTTCTAATCCAAAACatgtttgtgttctttttttgtaAGGCTTTCTATGATTACAAACCGTTAAACTTGATATCGTAGCGTCAAAACGTTGTGTATGTCGTCGTTAATAGCTAGATAGTTCCAGATCGAACTAGATATTCTGCATTTAATGAAATAGTATGTCGTGGATAGCGTGTTCAAACTTGGCATAGTAGGATCGAATCGTTTACAAAGTCCAAGAAAGGGATTTTGCAAAATGTTGAACAGAAATTTATACTTAatctttttttggttaaatcttaTAAAACTTCGGGCAAGTGTTACTTCTGATGCAGTAGATGCTACCCTGAATTATTTTCTTTCTCTGTTTGATGTTCTTGCTATTTCTATTGCGTTCAATTGCATGTCAATTCTGTTTATACCGGGGCTCAAAATATTTGTAGATTTTCTATCTCTCAATCTTAATGTAACCCCTGTCAAGCCTTAAATATCATCCGAAAGCATGCAGCTCAATCCAAAATCTATCAACAAAGCAGAATAAACAtatgtttctatgtatgttggcttGATTTTTATTGGagttctgtgtttctgttgttctgttgttttcctcttatagttttcCTCGGTTTAGATTTGTAGCCCGgctttgttttcgcttaatcgatttatgactattgaacagcggtattctactgttacCTGTATTTTAGCAGTTACActgatttaaacaatatttagatAATAATTTATAATTGCCGATCAACATACATATTTTCTTTCAGGAATTCAGCAAATCATCAGACTTCAAATTGATTCCTGCTAGCCACCGCGCATTTATCGTACTGAATGAAATATCAACAAATCGATGTTTAAAAGTGGGAGGAGACAAAGGTCAATTTGTCGGTGTAAACTACGAATCTGTAGACAAAATTGGGGATGATTTTAGATTTCAATTATCTAAATGTGGAAACAAATGTAATTTCAAACGTTCGTGTAAACATTGTGTGATTATCTGAAATTAAATATGCAGACAGTTCATTCATCTCTGGTTCCCGTACGTGCGTTTATTACGGTCACAGATTCTGATATTTTAACAACCAACAGGAGTTATAAAGAGTTACCTGCTCTAACTTATAATGTtcattaaactttaaaatatttaaaatataattaagtttatttgcatttcaaatatatctttatttacaCAACTTCAATAAACATGTAGAGTTCCAATAAAAATGCGTAAAAGTGCGTTGACTGgaatttacttttgttttatgaAAGTCATTTCCCCTGGCacttattaatacattttcagaaaattatagaagaggggcgaaagataccagagggacagtcaaactcatagatcgaaaattaactgacaacaccatggctaacaaagaaaaagcaaacagacaaataatagtacacaagacacaacatagaagactaaagactaagcaacacgaaccccaccaaaagctggaggtgatctcaggtgctccggaagggtaagcagatcctgctccaaatgacTACATagatttcaactaaaattattcaaGGGAAAATAAAGTTACTTTTTGTCAAGAGAGAAATGGTCAGAAATTGACAAAAAAGGGTGGTTAAGGACAAACCAGCCGACAAGTACCCGAACAAGACTCGGTGTTTGTTTGGTGAACTTGCTATCATTTCAGTACTAATTGATCTAATCATGTTTCAACCCTGCGAGTTATacttgaaattatttgattttttatcttTTCTAAGGGCATTTAGCAGAATAATTTATTACAGTATGTGACACAAATATGTAGGCTTTCTGTCGCTGACTTTTTGAGCAAAATATATTTTACTCATAAAAATGTTGACTGAGTATTATTAATGGTTTTAGTTAAATATTTCATCTAACGTTTAAAGCAAATTGTAATTTATATATGTTGATATTTAACAGTCAACATGAAAAAACAAAGATTTGGAACGTGTTTTTAACTTTGGACCATCATATGGAGGCCCAAATTTAATCTCCTCGCGTGTAAGACCATTGTTGTTGTTATCCAATGACTATCGCAATTTCCACATCAAGTTTAACCATTGccgtgacgtcagcctattcatttactgttgtttcttttttctagaatcaacgatTCCACAATCagtcgctgaaatggactcacccAATTATATTCAATTGAGTTTTTTGTGTgcctaatttcattaagtttgaattggcTAATTTACTGGTTTCTGTTTACTTAtagaattaatttaaaaattttgccttaacttttgttatttttatataccTTCACTTGGAGTCGAACCCCTCCTTGACTGACATCACATCGATGAAACCTTTCGGCTACCAATGGGTTGCAATTTAGATGtctattttatagatataaatgaACATATGTGTCACATGGGTACAACGGACACACAGGGCATGTACCTTATAAATACATAATagatgggcgtcaagttggttacctattccctattccctattcgttacctattccctattccctattcgttgcctattcgttacctattccctattccctattcgttacctattcgttacctattccctattccctattcgttgcctattcgttacctattccctattccctattcgttacctattcgttacctattccctattccctattcgttacctattcgttacctattccctattccctattcgttacctattcgttacctattccctattcgttacctattcgttacttatttgatttttaatatccttccccctttttaattatggcatggaatagtttaatatggctgccgttaccatggaaacggcacaattgtgaaaaaaaatgagtttttggtttttggtgaactgtttggatatgcttcaacttagaatcatcatattttaaaacaatgtaggtgcccactatatacaggtgttggatgattttggcgattattggaactactatgttgccatggaaactacaccaaaattttcaaaattctaaaaatgctcaaaacttcatgaaacttcacagtaatgatgagcaacattggagttggaatttccaaaataggtcttgttaccatggaaacaatgcaaaaaggtcaaaaatttcaaaaataagaattttccgcaaactggatgaaactttacaggaatggtaactggcataggcagagttggattatgaagttagaattttcaaaatggccgccgtaaacctggaaacagcaaaaatatcaaaaattcaaaatgttcaaacttaatgaaactttgcaaaaatgttactagacatctgtagatgctctctttgactttggaattgtcaaaatggctgccgctcacctggtaatagggggaaggggtgccttccgttattgctagcaattataaatctagttgttaatagtcttacatatggtaatagttctgaattggttgaggtaaaatgatctttttatgacctatttatatgtgtttgtgctcaaccgatccttttacttcatgttcgaaacgcatttgttccttacttgttttttatacgttctaccttttaactgctttatgtccgtatgtttgaagatggatcttggttcgacgggatgaaatcaccgtgttagcgcttgcgtaaaaacgaagatgtggtatgattgccaataagacaacactccacattagaccaaaatgacacagaaattatcaactatagttcactgtacggccttcaacaatgagcatagcccaaaccgtgtagtcgcctataaaaggcccagacatgacaacctcatacaattcaaacaacaaaactgacggccgtatttcatatacaaaaaaataaacggaaatatgtaacacaaaaacaaacgataactacttaatttcaggctcttgtctagggacaggcacatacttacataatgtggtagagttaaacatgtaagcagggtgtacatcgtttcggagcatgctattaccttgtttaattcgttccatcactcgcttataattcgcttataatatgtgtatcttacgttgcaccttttaaaacatgatttccaattgttttgttgtctctggtggaagatttgggctcttagaggtgatataactctataagtgcatttgtatccgttccagcggtcggataataccctgttaaatattcgttactaattcgcttttaaaaagtttgttgtacgttgcaccttttagaaaaggatttccaattgtgttcatatctctggtggtaataatgtgttcttatagatgaaataccccttgaagcgcatatgtactcgttccagcgatcggttaataccctgttacctattcgttacctattcgttacctattcacttatagtacgtttgttgtacgttgcaccttttagaaaaggattttcaattaaattcatatctctggtggtaacaatgtgttcttagagatgaaatgaccccattagagcgcatgtacccgttccagcgctcggtaaataacctgttacctattcgttacttattcgcttttaatgcgcggggtatacggtgcaccttgaaataaatagttttttaattgtgttcaggtctctggtggtaagaatgtgttcttagagatgaaattaccctattagcgcgcatgtacccgttccagcgctcggttaataccctgttacctattcgttacctattcgttacctattcgcttataatacatttttttatacgttgcacctgttagaaaaggaatttcaattatgtccaggtctcagacggtaacaatgtgttcttagagatgaaatgaccccctTAGaacgcatgtacccgttccagcgctcggtaaataacctgttacctattcgttacctattcgcttttaatgcgcggggta contains:
- the LOC139515926 gene encoding uncharacterized protein isoform X3, coding for MEQSEVKTVQWLHGKIETRYIVNQGFQHTFVPDSTRTTPSTLKLRNGDQFLYIYNEDVTLMPHNEVMELLEKIPLNENIPMIYWRPSSNTVTDVLFYMCLSEETRAVRLVSDSSYLAGTDWTRNLERTVVLNKSGTDKFMQYLMKPSNTIVFARLKSGQPHKKACEFLKCRFLENRRIESTKTFAFIIRRYSTISKNGEKKYLHVTDDGDLYLINEFSKSSDFKLIPASHRAFIVLNEISTNRCLKVGGDKGQFVGVNYESVDKIGDDFRFQLSKCGNKCNFKRSCKHCVII
- the LOC139515926 gene encoding uncharacterized protein isoform X1 encodes the protein MNKEIEEKDVISVESDLGMEQSEVKTVQWLHGKIETRYIVNQGFQHTFVPDSTRTTPSTLKLRNGDQFLYIYNEDVTLMPHNEVMELLEKIPLNENIPMIYWRPSSNTVTDVLFYMCLSEETRAVRLVSDSSYLAGTDWTRNLERTVVLNKSGTDKFMQYLMKPSNTIVFARLKSGQPHKKACEFLKCRFLENRRIESTKTFAFIIRRYSTISKNGEKKYLHVTDDGDLYLINEFSKSSDFKLIPASHRAFIVLNEISTNRCLKVGGDKGQFVGVNYESVDKIGDDFRFQLSKCGNKCNFKRSCKHCVII
- the LOC139515926 gene encoding uncharacterized protein isoform X2 codes for the protein MNKEIEEKDVISVESGMEQSEVKTVQWLHGKIETRYIVNQGFQHTFVPDSTRTTPSTLKLRNGDQFLYIYNEDVTLMPHNEVMELLEKIPLNENIPMIYWRPSSNTVTDVLFYMCLSEETRAVRLVSDSSYLAGTDWTRNLERTVVLNKSGTDKFMQYLMKPSNTIVFARLKSGQPHKKACEFLKCRFLENRRIESTKTFAFIIRRYSTISKNGEKKYLHVTDDGDLYLINEFSKSSDFKLIPASHRAFIVLNEISTNRCLKVGGDKGQFVGVNYESVDKIGDDFRFQLSKCGNKCNFKRSCKHCVII